The Methanolobus sp. WCC4 genome includes the window TGTCCCCGAGAGGTCAGACCTGAAAAAACATGTGCTTTCGCTTTCAGCCCGTATGGAGCAGGCTGCAATACATATATTATCTGATAACAGGAGGCAACTTGAGCATCTTTCTTCGAGGATCGAGCCTGAAAGGTTCGCTGAGATCATCCGGCGCGACATGCAAAGAGTGGACGAACTGAGTTCCAGAATGGAGTTCGGTCTCAGAAAGGTGATAGATTCAAAGGCATCATCCCTCTCGGGACTTGCAGGTCGCCTGAATGCCGTGAGCCCCCTGAACACACTGGAAAGGGGATATAGTATCACTTTAAGGAGCATTGACCACAGTGTTGTCAGGAGTATAGATGATGTTGATACGGATGAATCCCTTGACATCAGGATCATGGATGGTACTGTGGAGTGCAGGGTCACCGGTGTCAGAACAGAGGATGGGAACATTGTGGATAGTGGGGAGAAAAGGAGTTGAACTTATGGAAGTTAGGGATGAAGAGAAGAACGGGTCAGAAGAGATTGAAGTACCGGACGATATCAGCTTCGAGGGTTCCCTTGAGGAACTGGAATCACTTGTAGAGAAGCTTGAAAGGGGTCAGCTTACCCTTGATGAGAGTCTCGGACTCTTTGAGCGCGGGATGAAGCTCGCACGTGTGTGCAACCAGAAACTGTCAAAGGCTGAAAGGAAGATAGAGATCCTAATTGAAGAGAATGGGAAGTTGAAAACTGAAAAATTTATAGATGAGTAAATACCTTCTGTGGTGAAGGTAGATATGAATGGAAAAGGATTTTGATGGTAAGAAATATGAGAAGTTCTCCCAGCCGCAGAGGGACTGGGGCAGTAAAGTAATGGAGGAACTTGAACTTCGTGGAGATGAACATATCCTTGATCTGGGCTGTGGCAATGGTCTCCTCACGGCGAAGCTGGCTGAGAGAGTCCCTGATGGCAGGGTTGTAGGTGTTGACAGCTCTGCTTCCATGCTGAAGCAGGCAGAAGAACACAGGGCTGAAAACATGGAGTTCATGCTGATGGATATGGAAACCATGGTCCTTGAGGAAAAGTTCGATGTGGTTTTCTCTAATGCAGCTCTTCATTGGGTCAAAGATCATTCCCATCTCCTGAAGACTATATACGAGAATCTTAGAACAGGTGGGTTCATGAGGGTACAGTTTGCAGGGGAGGGAAATTGCAGGAATCTATATGATGTGCTCATGAAGACTATATCCTCTTCTGAATTTGAAAAGGAGTTCAGTTCACTGGAATGGCCCTGGTACATGCCGGGAACTTCGGAATATGAAGAACAACTCTTATCAGCAGGCTTTGAACAACGAAAGGTCTGGATGGAAGATGCCGACCGCAATTTCCCGGATGAGGCGTCCTTTGTAGGATGGATAGAGCAACCCGGTCTGGTTCCTTTTATGCCTTACCTTGAGGAAGAGAGAACTAAGCTTTTCAGGGATACTGTAGTTGAAGATACTAAAAAAAGAGCTGCTCAGCCGGACGGGACATATTTCGAGTATTTCAGAAGGATGAACGTTTACGCAGTAAAAAAATAAAAATAAAAGGCAGGACAGGGCATATACAAACCCTGCCTTCTGTCAATTCTCTTCTTTCTCATCTTCCAGGTATCTTTTACCAAGCAGGAAGATGCTGCTTCCTGTGAGTATCACAAGGAATGTGGCAATGACAGCTCCTTCTGTTGTGAAATCCTGCCATGAGTGCACAGAGGCCCAT containing:
- a CDS encoding exodeoxyribonuclease VII small subunit; translation: MEVRDEEKNGSEEIEVPDDISFEGSLEELESLVEKLERGQLTLDESLGLFERGMKLARVCNQKLSKAERKIEILIEENGKLKTEKFIDE
- a CDS encoding methyltransferase domain-containing protein, whose protein sequence is MEKDFDGKKYEKFSQPQRDWGSKVMEELELRGDEHILDLGCGNGLLTAKLAERVPDGRVVGVDSSASMLKQAEEHRAENMEFMLMDMETMVLEEKFDVVFSNAALHWVKDHSHLLKTIYENLRTGGFMRVQFAGEGNCRNLYDVLMKTISSSEFEKEFSSLEWPWYMPGTSEYEEQLLSAGFEQRKVWMEDADRNFPDEASFVGWIEQPGLVPFMPYLEEERTKLFRDTVVEDTKKRAAQPDGTYFEYFRRMNVYAVKK